The following proteins come from a genomic window of Montipora foliosa isolate CH-2021 chromosome 2, ASM3666993v2, whole genome shotgun sequence:
- the LOC137988148 gene encoding uncharacterized protein, whose protein sequence is MAKTDLKSAFRLMPIHPEDWNLLVIYWQSQYYIDLYLPFGLRSAPFLFNQISDALEWVLKHNYGLRHVIHILDDFFLAEKTKFDCLGSFTTLLKVFMSLRVPTVASKTLGPSQVLEFMGVVLDSNRMEARLPEDKLARIQQLLDSFTDRRSARLLDLQSLIGTLQFACRVVVPGRTFLQRIINLTRGVKNRFHHIRLNKEFSRDIQMWKVFIAQWNGRSFFLDSQVTSSPDLQLYTDAASTIGFGGFFNGKWFQGRWPPNLLINKTKRISIEWQELFPIVIACALWYPHFSGKRLQFWCDNQSVVAIINSGSTLQGTRSRCRPDPLHHPAFVHDPLKAEVLKYANWALSWNTNRTYTSGEKRFIQFCLMNRLATPTGDILPASEGTLIYFASFLARTVRHGTIKTYLAAVRNLHIMSGYKDPLRGRLLLKKILRGILRYQGSPRIRRQPVTPGVLLAIRPILRSWLGPRDFSMIWAAFTLGFFAFLRCSEFTYPGVRSFSSKFNLTKDCVTFCPSLVCPQRLLVTLKSSKTDSFRAGQSLVIARCPSLLCPVSAMQQYFLLANPRSGPLFYFQWGRYLTRSSVTHYFGTLLEARASRMRALRVTAFA, encoded by the exons ATGGCCAAAACGGACTTGAAGTCCGCCTTTCGTCTGATGCCAATCCATCCCGAAGACTGGAACCTTTTGGTTATATACTGGCAATCTCAGTACTACATAGACCTTTACCTTCCATTTGGGCTCCGCAGTGCTCCCTTCCTTTTTAACCAAATTTCTGATGCCTTAGAATGGGTTCTTAAACACAACTATGGCCTCCGCCATGTTATACACATTTTGGACGATTTCTTTTTAGCAGAGAAAACTAAATTTGACTGCCTAGGTAGCTTTACTACCCTTCTTAAGGTTTTCATGTCCCTTCGGGTTCCCACCGTCGCCTCTAAGACCCTGGGGCCCTCACAAGTTCTAGAGTTTATGGGCGTTGTACTGGACAGTAACCGCATGGAAGCGCGATTGCCTGAAGATAAGCTTGCCAGGATTCAGCAATTATTGGACTCTTTTACCGACCGCCGTTCTGCCCGCCTTTTAGATCTCCAATCCCTTATCGGTACTCTGCAATTCGCTTGCAGAGTAGTAGTCCCGGGTAGAACTTTCCTCCAGCGCATTATAAACCTCACCCGAGGGGTAAAGAATCGTTTTCATCATATCCGTTTGAACAAGGAATTTTCCAGGGATATTCAAATGTGGAAGGTATTCATCGCTCAATGGAACGGGCGATCCTTCTTCCTTGATTCCCAGGTCACCTCTTCCCCCGACCTGCAGCTCTATACTGATGCCGCTAGTACAATTGGGTTTGGTGGTTTTTTCAATGGTAAATGGTTCCAGGGTAGGTGGCCCCCTAATTTACTCATTAACAAGACCAAAAGGATAAGTATTGAATGGCAAGAACTCTTCCCTATTGTTATCGCCTGTGCACTGTGGTACCCGCACTTTTCCGGCAAACGTCTTCAGTTCTGGTGTGATAACCAGAGCGTTGTCGCTATCATTAACTCGG GTTCAACGCTTCAGGGAACTCGCTCCCGGTGCCGACCAGACCCCCTGCACCATCCCGCCTTCGTTCATGACCCTCTGAAAGCTGAAGTCCTTAAGTATGCCAACTGGGCCTTGTCGTGGAACACCAACCGCACGTATACCTCTGGGGAGAAAcgttttattcagttttgtcTCATGAACCGCCTAGCCACTCCCACAGGTGACATCCTCCCAGCATCAGAGGGAACTCTTATCTATTTTGCTTCCTTTTTGGCCCGTACAGTCCGCCATGGCACGATTAAGACTTATTTAGCTGCCGTTCGCAATCTCCACATTATGTCAGGCTACAAAGATCCCTTAAGGGGAAGACTCCTCCTAAAAAAGATATTAAGGGGAATTCTCCGCTATCAAGGGTCTCCTCGTATCCGCAGACAACCCGTCACCCCGGGCGTACTCTTAGCCATTCGCCCCATCTTACGTAGTTGGCTAGGACCAAGGGATTTCTCCATGATATGGGCTGCATTTACCCTTGGCTTTTTCGCCTTCCTTAGGTGTAGCGAGTTTACCTATCCGGGGGTGCGCAGTTTTAGTTCTAAGTTTAATCTTACCAAGGACTGCGTTACATTTTGTCCAAGTCTGGTCTGCCCACAGCGCTTGCTTGTTACACTCAAGTCTTCTAAAACGGATAGTTTTAGGGCAGGGCAATCCCTCGTCATTGCCCGTTGCCCTTCTTTGTTGTGCCCTGTCTCCGCAATGCAGCAATACTTTCTCCTCGCCAACCCACGTTCGGGGCCATTGTTCTATTTCCAGTGGGGTCGTTACCTCACACGGTCCTCCGTCACTCATTACTTCGGGACTCTGCTAGAAGCGCGGGCCTCCCGCATGAGAGCCTTAAGGGTCACAGCTTTCGCATAG